In a single window of the Cupriavidus basilensis genome:
- a CDS encoding isochorismatase family protein, producing the protein MLHNAAESVLVLVDFQGRLMPAIHEGDRVAKEAVRLANIARVLGVPVIGTEQSPGSLGGNIDDIKRLCDRTLAKDYFDGCRDGLLDMLPEGRRNVVVAGCEAHVCVLQTVAGLLGHGLKVTVVLDAIGSRQASSREAAIDRMRNGGAIAATVEMVAFEWMRTSQHERFREVLGFVK; encoded by the coding sequence ATGCTGCACAACGCCGCCGAATCCGTTCTAGTGCTGGTGGATTTCCAGGGGCGCCTGATGCCGGCGATCCACGAAGGCGATCGCGTGGCAAAGGAGGCCGTCCGTCTCGCCAACATCGCGCGCGTGCTGGGCGTGCCTGTGATTGGCACCGAACAAAGCCCTGGCAGCCTGGGCGGGAATATCGATGACATCAAGCGCCTGTGCGATCGGACCCTGGCCAAGGATTACTTCGACGGCTGCCGGGACGGTTTGCTCGACATGCTTCCTGAAGGCCGGAGGAACGTGGTGGTAGCCGGCTGCGAAGCCCACGTCTGCGTGCTCCAGACCGTTGCCGGGCTGCTCGGGCACGGCTTGAAAGTCACCGTGGTGCTGGATGCCATTGGCTCGCGGCAAGCCTCCAGCCGGGAGGCGGCAATCGACAGGATGCGCAACGGCGGGGCAATCGCGGCCACGGTCGAGATGGTTGCCTTTGAATGGATGCGTACGAGCCAGCATGAACGGTTCCGGGAGGTGCTTGGCTTTGTGAAGTAG